The Dokdonella koreensis DS-123 genome has a segment encoding these proteins:
- a CDS encoding diguanylate cyclase domain-containing protein, whose product MNGKPKILSVDDSPANLMAVRKLLSRFDVDVIEARSGNEALAATLDNEFALILLDVSMPDMSGFEVANLLAQEPSTRETPIIFVSATYSDEVHRLQGYHSGAVDYITKPLDERILRSKVQVFLDLYRRGTMLRRALSQLAERNAQLEREIAERRQTEAEVRHLASHDHLTGLPNRRHFMDVLERAVARSTAESASCALLYFDVDGFKPINDQHGHVVGDEVLLRIAERLRGFFGDGSTVARLGGDEFAIVIEDIADAAAATAQAERVASCLKTPLAVVSADHQRSLTLEVRVSIGIAVCPQHGRDADGLIRAADQAMYVAKRARSGRSVIAPPPTPVE is encoded by the coding sequence ATGAACGGAAAGCCCAAGATCCTCTCGGTCGACGACTCCCCGGCCAACCTGATGGCGGTGCGCAAGCTGCTGTCGAGGTTCGATGTCGACGTGATCGAGGCGCGCAGCGGCAACGAGGCGCTCGCGGCGACGCTCGACAACGAGTTCGCGCTGATCCTGCTGGACGTCAGCATGCCGGACATGAGCGGCTTCGAGGTGGCCAACCTGCTGGCGCAGGAGCCGAGCACGCGCGAGACACCGATCATCTTCGTCTCGGCGACCTACTCCGACGAGGTGCACCGCCTGCAGGGCTATCACTCCGGCGCGGTCGACTACATCACCAAGCCGCTGGACGAACGCATCCTGCGATCGAAGGTGCAGGTGTTCCTGGACCTCTACCGGCGCGGCACGATGCTGCGGCGTGCGCTCAGCCAGCTGGCCGAGCGCAACGCGCAGCTCGAGCGCGAGATCGCCGAGCGCCGCCAGACCGAGGCCGAGGTCCGCCACCTGGCCAGTCACGACCATCTGACCGGCCTGCCCAACCGCCGCCATTTCATGGACGTGCTGGAGCGGGCGGTCGCCCGCAGCACGGCCGAGTCGGCGTCCTGCGCGCTGCTGTATTTCGACGTGGACGGCTTCAAGCCGATCAACGACCAGCACGGCCACGTGGTCGGCGATGAGGTGCTGCTGCGGATCGCCGAGCGCCTGCGCGGCTTCTTCGGCGACGGCTCGACCGTGGCACGGCTGGGCGGCGACGAGTTCGCGATCGTCATAGAGGACATCGCCGACGCCGCCGCCGCCACCGCGCAGGCCGAGCGCGTCGCCAGCTGCCTGAAGACACCGCTCGCGGTCGTATCGGCCGATCACCAGCGTTCGCTGACGCTGGAAGTGCGGGTCAGCATCGGCATTGCCGTGTGTCCGCAACACGGGCGTGACGCCGATGGCCTGATCCGCGCCGCCGACCAGGCCATGTACGTGGCCAAGCGCGCGCGCAGTGGCCGCAGCGTGATCGCGCCGCCGCCGACCCCGGTCGAATGA
- a CDS encoding YjgN family protein, translating into MHDPPIASPGELPALPPLPAEPLIAAAPGAPPPVPHPFRFDGQAGEYFRIWIVNLALSIVTLGLYSAWAKVRTQRYFYGNTRLDDVPFEYLARPLPILVGRLIAVALFGAYVIAGQFSLALQLGLALLVALLTPWLLVRGAAFRARYSSWRGLRFRFVSDYAEAYIRYLLLYIPLLLTLGLLYPYVKAKQKAFLVEHHRFGGHWFAFDARPGHFYPPYLIAWAVMTAWIFAASLLLGAVAVALHASGTSAKEPAMGLIFGWMAVFYGGYFVIWVFLAAALGNLVYNHTTIGPHRFQSRLQGRRLLWLYAGNTAAVLASAGLLIPWAKVRLARYRAECLNLLVAGSLAAFVAERGEDVGATAAEVDSLFDIDIGL; encoded by the coding sequence ATGCACGATCCACCGATCGCCTCGCCCGGCGAGCTGCCGGCTTTGCCACCGCTTCCAGCAGAACCCTTGATCGCCGCGGCACCGGGCGCGCCGCCGCCGGTACCGCACCCGTTCCGCTTCGACGGGCAGGCCGGCGAGTACTTCCGGATCTGGATCGTCAACCTGGCGCTGAGCATCGTCACGCTCGGCCTCTACTCGGCCTGGGCCAAGGTCCGCACGCAGCGCTACTTCTACGGCAATACCCGCCTGGACGACGTACCGTTCGAGTACTTGGCGCGCCCGCTGCCGATCCTGGTCGGGCGGCTCATCGCGGTGGCGCTGTTCGGCGCCTACGTGATCGCCGGCCAGTTCAGCCTGGCCCTGCAGCTCGGCCTGGCGCTGCTGGTCGCCCTGCTGACGCCGTGGCTGCTGGTGCGCGGCGCCGCGTTCCGCGCACGCTACTCGTCGTGGCGCGGCCTGCGCTTCCGCTTCGTCTCCGACTATGCCGAAGCCTACATCCGCTACCTGCTGCTCTACATCCCGCTGCTGCTGACGCTGGGCCTGCTCTATCCGTACGTGAAGGCCAAGCAGAAGGCGTTCCTGGTCGAGCACCACCGCTTCGGCGGCCACTGGTTCGCCTTCGACGCGCGGCCGGGCCATTTCTATCCGCCGTACCTGATCGCCTGGGCCGTCATGACCGCCTGGATCTTCGCCGCCAGCCTGCTGCTCGGGGCGGTCGCCGTCGCCCTGCATGCCAGCGGCACCTCGGCGAAGGAGCCGGCGATGGGCCTGATCTTCGGCTGGATGGCGGTGTTCTACGGCGGCTACTTCGTGATCTGGGTGTTCCTGGCCGCCGCGCTCGGCAACCTGGTCTACAACCACACCACGATCGGCCCGCACCGGTTCCAGTCACGGCTGCAGGGCCGGCGCCTGTTGTGGCTGTATGCCGGCAATACCGCGGCGGTGCTGGCCAGCGCGGGCCTGCTGATCCCGTGGGCCAAGGTGCGCCTGGCCCGCTACCGCGCCGAGTGCCTGAACCTGCTGGTGGCCGGCAGCCTGGCCGCCTTCGTCGCCGAGCGCGGCGAGGACGTCGGCGCGACCGCGGCCGAAGTGGACAGCCTGTTCGACATCGACATCGGCCTATGA
- a CDS encoding CheR family methyltransferase has protein sequence MRGRADIEDIEIDLFVRAMRMRHGYDFSDYAPASLKRRVLGLVHSTGSAHIGDLTARVLRDDRLVTDVVSGLSVPVSEMFRDPPVFRALRDEVLPLLASYPVVNIWQAGCAFGQEVYSLAILLEEAGLYERVQIYATDFSDVALARAQEGIFPVRDARAYSENYLAAGGRRSLADYYHARYDFMKFDERLKARMTFANHNLVCDGVFCEAHLILCRNVLIYFNDQLQDRVLRLFRDSLVRGGFLCLGSRENLELAASASDFAAVNRRARIYRRAVRDL, from the coding sequence ATGCGGGGACGGGCGGACATCGAGGACATCGAGATCGACCTGTTCGTCAGGGCGATGCGGATGCGCCACGGCTACGATTTCAGCGACTACGCCCCCGCGTCGCTCAAGCGGCGCGTGCTGGGGCTGGTCCACAGCACCGGCAGCGCCCACATCGGTGACCTGACCGCGCGCGTGCTGCGCGACGACCGCCTGGTCACCGACGTGGTCTCCGGCCTTTCGGTGCCGGTGTCGGAGATGTTCCGCGACCCGCCGGTGTTCCGGGCGCTGCGTGACGAGGTATTGCCGCTGCTGGCGTCCTATCCGGTCGTCAACATCTGGCAGGCCGGCTGCGCGTTCGGCCAGGAGGTCTACTCGCTGGCGATCCTGCTGGAGGAGGCCGGTCTCTACGAGCGCGTGCAGATCTACGCCACCGATTTCAGCGACGTGGCGCTGGCGCGCGCGCAGGAAGGCATCTTCCCGGTGCGCGACGCACGGGCCTACTCGGAGAACTACCTCGCGGCCGGCGGCCGCCGCTCGCTGGCCGACTACTACCACGCCCGCTACGACTTCATGAAGTTCGACGAGCGGCTCAAGGCGCGGATGACCTTCGCCAACCACAACCTGGTCTGCGACGGCGTGTTCTGCGAGGCGCATCTCATCCTGTGCCGCAATGTATTGATCTACTTCAACGACCAGTTGCAGGACCGGGTACTGCGGCTGTTCCGTGACAGCCTGGTCCGGGGCGGGTTCCTCTGCCTGGGCAGCCGCGAGAACCTGGAGCTGGCTGCCAGCGCGAGCGACTTCGCCGCGGTCAACCGGCGTGCACGGATCTACCGGCGGGCGGTAAGGGATCTATGA
- a CDS encoding electron transfer flavoprotein subunit alpha/FixB family protein — MSTILIVAEHLDGKLNTSTARSVSCAKAIGGSIDVLVLAADPAGVAAEAAAIEGVAKVLTVARAENAHALAAVLAPQVAAVAGKGYSHLLLPSTTFGKDLAPRVAALLGVAQVSDIMAVEGVQTFKRPIYAGNAIVTVEAPADALVVGTVRTASYPAAARGSAAAPVETLSLDVAVPAHTRFVGLAQGKTDRPDLQGAAKVVSGGRALGSAEQFEIIYALADKLGAAVGASRAAVDAGYAPNDLQVGQTGKIIAPELYVAIGISGAIQHLTGIKDAGTIVAINKDADAPIFEIADFGLVGDLFKIIPELEQAL; from the coding sequence ATGAGCACGATTCTGATCGTCGCCGAGCATCTCGACGGCAAACTCAATACCAGCACTGCGCGCAGCGTGTCCTGCGCCAAGGCCATCGGTGGATCGATCGACGTCCTCGTGCTGGCCGCCGATCCGGCCGGCGTCGCCGCCGAGGCGGCCGCGATCGAGGGCGTAGCCAAGGTGCTGACCGTCGCCCGCGCCGAGAACGCGCACGCGCTGGCGGCCGTGCTGGCGCCGCAGGTCGCCGCAGTGGCGGGCAAGGGCTACAGCCACCTGCTGCTGCCGTCGACGACGTTCGGCAAGGACCTGGCACCGCGCGTGGCCGCGCTGCTCGGGGTCGCCCAGGTGTCGGACATCATGGCGGTGGAAGGCGTCCAGACCTTCAAGCGCCCGATCTACGCCGGCAATGCGATCGTCACCGTGGAAGCGCCGGCCGATGCGCTGGTGGTCGGCACGGTGCGCACGGCGTCGTATCCGGCCGCCGCCCGCGGCAGCGCCGCGGCACCGGTCGAGACGCTCAGCCTCGACGTGGCCGTGCCGGCGCATACGCGGTTCGTCGGCCTGGCGCAGGGCAAGACCGATCGTCCGGACCTGCAGGGTGCGGCCAAGGTCGTCTCCGGCGGCCGCGCGCTCGGCTCGGCCGAGCAGTTCGAGATCATCTACGCGCTGGCCGACAAGCTCGGTGCGGCGGTGGGGGCTTCGCGCGCGGCGGTCGACGCTGGCTATGCCCCCAACGACCTGCAGGTCGGCCAGACCGGCAAGATCATCGCGCCGGAACTGTACGTCGCGATCGGCATTTCCGGTGCGATCCAGCACCTGACCGGCATCAAGGACGCCGGCACGATCGTGGCGATCAACAAGGACGCCGACGCGCCGATCTTCGAGATCGCCGACTTCGGCCTGGTGGGCGACCTGTTCAAGATCATCCCGGAACTCGAGCAGGCGCTCTGA
- a CDS encoding chemotaxis protein CheB — protein MTGRQVQAIVVGASAGGLRALHVLLRGLDRALPVPMVIVSHTGSSDMGVFCELLAHYSCLPVEEARERARPRAGVVHVAPSGYHLLIERSGRFALSIDAKVGFSRPSIDVLFESAAETWGSGLIAVVLTGANHDGAAGLLRVRRRGGIAVVQDPATAEAAAMPEAALALAGADHCLPLEAIAPLLNRMCLA, from the coding sequence ATGACCGGGCGGCAGGTGCAGGCCATCGTGGTCGGCGCCTCGGCCGGCGGGTTGCGGGCGCTGCACGTACTGTTGCGCGGCCTGGATCGTGCGCTGCCGGTGCCGATGGTGATCGTCAGCCATACCGGATCGAGCGACATGGGGGTGTTCTGCGAGCTGCTTGCCCACTACAGCTGCCTGCCGGTAGAGGAGGCACGCGAACGGGCGCGGCCGCGTGCGGGCGTCGTCCACGTGGCACCGTCCGGCTATCATCTGCTGATCGAGCGCAGCGGGCGGTTTGCGCTGTCGATCGACGCCAAGGTGGGGTTTTCGCGGCCGTCGATCGACGTGCTGTTCGAGTCGGCGGCGGAGACCTGGGGCAGCGGCCTGATCGCGGTGGTGCTGACCGGCGCCAACCACGATGGGGCGGCGGGCCTGCTCCGCGTCCGGCGCCGCGGCGGCATCGCGGTGGTCCAGGATCCGGCAACGGCCGAAGCCGCGGCGATGCCGGAGGCCGCGCTGGCGTTGGCAGGCGCGGACCATTGCCTGCCGTTGGAGGCGATCGCGCCGCTGCTCAACAGGATGTGTCTGGCATGA
- a CDS encoding M48 family metallopeptidase has protein sequence MTRPDLALRGDYFDGRTGLRHAVELTQPAPGSLAVQGDGIDRREALAELCITPRLARTSRTIAFPDGARLQLADHPRLDRLFPQRNRLETLVDRLERHYQAVAAAIVICLASLVAGYLWGIPWLADRIATHLPARIETALGEQVLALLDRADLEASTLAAERQAQLAERFAGLAAGLPDSANYRLLFRSAPSIGPNALALPGGTVIVTDELVELFGDDRQLDAVIAHELGHQEQRHALRQALRSSFVAIAAAFFAGDVSSASAVVVAVPTVLLQSRYSRQFEDEADRFAHAHLAALGVSPSWFAAALQTLGEEVPDDAGLAWMSSHPSTQARIAAADEAGVAFVAAHPERAGEEPAVVLLDDADVATDEACLTCAACREDAGCAGDADCTDCDDCVPCDDADCAECAACREDAGCADGEDCTDCGDCTPCEDVDCAGCAACREEAGCADGEDCVDCDDCAPCDDAENTCKDATLPAGT, from the coding sequence ATGACCCGCCCCGACCTCGCCCTGCGCGGCGACTACTTCGACGGCCGTACCGGCCTGCGCCACGCGGTCGAACTGACCCAGCCGGCACCCGGCAGCCTGGCGGTCCAGGGCGATGGCATCGACCGCCGCGAGGCGCTGGCCGAGCTGTGCATCACGCCGCGGCTGGCACGTACCTCACGCACGATCGCCTTCCCCGACGGCGCGCGCCTGCAGCTGGCCGACCACCCGCGGCTGGATCGCCTGTTCCCGCAGCGCAACCGCCTGGAAACCCTGGTCGACCGGCTGGAGCGCCACTACCAGGCGGTCGCGGCCGCGATCGTCATCTGCCTGGCATCGCTGGTCGCCGGCTACCTGTGGGGCATCCCCTGGCTGGCCGACCGCATCGCCACCCACCTGCCGGCGCGGATCGAGACCGCGCTCGGCGAGCAGGTGCTGGCCCTGCTCGATCGCGCGGACCTGGAGGCCAGCACGCTGGCGGCCGAACGCCAGGCGCAACTGGCCGAGCGCTTCGCCGGCCTCGCGGCCGGCCTGCCGGACAGCGCGAACTACCGGCTGCTGTTCCGCAGCGCGCCGTCGATCGGACCCAATGCGCTGGCGCTGCCGGGCGGCACGGTGATCGTCACCGACGAGCTGGTCGAACTGTTCGGCGACGATCGCCAGCTCGATGCGGTGATCGCGCACGAGCTGGGCCACCAGGAACAACGCCACGCGCTGCGCCAGGCGCTGCGCAGCTCGTTCGTGGCGATCGCCGCGGCGTTCTTCGCCGGCGACGTGTCGAGCGCCAGCGCCGTGGTCGTCGCGGTGCCGACCGTGTTGCTGCAGAGCCGCTACTCGCGCCAGTTCGAGGACGAGGCCGACCGCTTCGCCCACGCGCACCTGGCGGCGCTGGGCGTCTCGCCGAGCTGGTTCGCGGCCGCGCTGCAAACGCTCGGCGAGGAAGTCCCCGACGATGCCGGCCTGGCCTGGATGTCCAGCCACCCCTCGACGCAGGCGCGCATCGCCGCGGCCGACGAAGCCGGCGTCGCGTTCGTGGCCGCGCATCCGGAACGCGCCGGAGAGGAACCCGCTGTCGTATTGCTCGACGACGCGGACGTCGCCACGGACGAGGCGTGCCTGACGTGCGCCGCCTGCCGCGAGGACGCCGGCTGCGCCGGCGACGCGGACTGCACGGACTGTGACGACTGCGTGCCCTGCGACGACGCGGACTGTGCCGAGTGTGCCGCCTGCCGCGAGGACGCCGGCTGTGCCGACGGCGAGGACTGCACGGACTGCGGCGACTGCACGCCCTGCGAAGACGTGGACTGTGCCGGCTGCGCCGCCTGCCGCGAAGAAGCCGGCTGTGCCGATGGCGAGGACTGTGTCGATTGCGACGACTGCGCGCCCTGCGACGACGCGGAAAACACCTGCAAGGACGCCACGCTCCCGGCGGGTACCTGA
- a CDS encoding ATP-grasp domain-containing protein: MSPRIALATARAARGLDEDMAPLLAALQAAGARPSAVDWDDPSVDWAAFDLVLPRSTWDYSERLPAFMDWLGAVGACTRLLNPVPVLRWNIDKHYLATLAAAGVAIVPSRFVEPGDDAAAHLDALLAAHPASADVVVKPAVGAGSRDAERHPRTARAAALAHIGRLLAAGRSALLQPYLDGVDARGETALVHFDGIFSHAIRKGPLLHRAAPATQALFAAEDIRARAADADEQALARQVLAALPFDSAPVYARVDLIRADDGTPCLLELELIEPSLFLDHAPAAAARFAACLMRHLAR; the protein is encoded by the coding sequence ATGAGCCCGCGCATCGCGCTGGCCACCGCGCGCGCGGCGCGCGGCCTGGACGAGGACATGGCGCCGCTGCTGGCTGCACTGCAGGCCGCCGGCGCCAGGCCCAGCGCCGTGGACTGGGACGATCCGTCCGTGGACTGGGCCGCTTTCGACCTGGTGCTGCCGCGCTCGACCTGGGACTACAGCGAGCGGCTGCCGGCCTTCATGGACTGGCTGGGCGCGGTCGGCGCCTGCACGCGGCTGCTCAATCCGGTGCCGGTCCTGCGGTGGAACATCGACAAGCACTACCTGGCGACGCTGGCCGCCGCCGGGGTCGCCATCGTGCCCTCGCGTTTCGTCGAACCGGGCGACGATGCCGCCGCTCACCTGGATGCGCTGCTGGCCGCCCATCCGGCGAGCGCGGACGTGGTCGTCAAGCCCGCCGTGGGCGCCGGCTCGCGCGACGCCGAGCGGCATCCGCGTACCGCGCGCGCGGCGGCGCTCGCGCACATCGGCCGCCTGCTGGCGGCCGGCCGCAGCGCGCTGCTGCAACCCTACCTCGACGGCGTCGATGCGCGCGGCGAGACCGCGCTGGTCCACTTCGACGGCATCTTCAGCCACGCCATCCGCAAGGGGCCGCTGCTGCACCGCGCGGCCCCGGCCACGCAGGCGCTGTTCGCGGCGGAGGACATCCGCGCGCGCGCGGCCGACGCGGACGAACAGGCCCTGGCGCGCCAAGTGCTGGCGGCGCTGCCGTTCGACAGTGCCCCGGTCTATGCGCGCGTGGACCTGATCCGGGCCGATGACGGCACGCCGTGCCTGCTGGAGCTGGAGCTGATCGAGCCGTCGCTGTTCCTCGACCATGCGCCCGCGGCGGCGGCACGCTTCGCCGCGTGCCTGATGCGCCACCTGGCCCGTTAG
- a CDS encoding electron transfer flavoprotein subunit beta/FixA family protein — MKILVGYKRVVDFNVRIQVKPDGSGVVTEGVKLSANPFDDIALEEALRLREKGIASEVIVATIGPADAQAHIRNGLAMGANRAIHVVTSEAIQPLTAARALLKLIEKEQPQIVLLGKQAIDDDANQTGQMLAALWDRPQATFASKVEVDGTVARVTREVDAGLETIEVDLPAVITSDLRLNEPRFIKLPDIMKAKAKPIETIELASLGVASGDHLKTTHYAAPPKRSKGVMVKDVAELVAALKTKGLI; from the coding sequence ATGAAGATCCTGGTCGGCTACAAGCGCGTCGTCGATTTCAACGTGCGCATCCAAGTCAAGCCGGACGGCAGCGGTGTCGTCACCGAGGGCGTCAAGCTCTCCGCCAACCCGTTCGACGACATCGCCCTGGAAGAAGCGCTGCGCCTGCGCGAGAAGGGCATCGCGAGCGAGGTGATCGTCGCGACGATCGGCCCGGCCGACGCCCAGGCGCATATCCGCAACGGCCTGGCGATGGGCGCCAACCGCGCGATCCACGTCGTCACCAGCGAGGCGATCCAGCCGCTGACCGCCGCGCGCGCGCTGTTGAAGCTGATCGAGAAGGAGCAGCCGCAGATCGTGCTGCTCGGCAAGCAGGCGATCGACGACGACGCCAACCAGACCGGCCAGATGCTGGCGGCGCTGTGGGACCGCCCGCAGGCGACGTTCGCCTCGAAGGTGGAGGTGGACGGCACGGTGGCGCGCGTGACGCGCGAGGTCGATGCCGGCCTGGAGACGATCGAAGTGGACCTGCCGGCCGTCATCACCTCGGACCTGCGCCTCAACGAGCCGCGCTTCATCAAGCTGCCGGACATCATGAAGGCCAAGGCCAAGCCGATCGAGACGATCGAGCTGGCCAGCCTCGGCGTCGCCTCGGGCGACCACCTCAAGACGACGCACTACGCGGCCCCGCCCAAGCGCAGCAAGGGCGTGATGGTCAAGGACGTGGCCGAGCTGGTCGCCGCACTGAAGACGAAGGGGCTGATCTGA